The following coding sequences lie in one Streptomyces venezuelae genomic window:
- a CDS encoding WD40 repeat domain-containing protein — MEALSSDSGARTSFAERLALLYKEAGNPPLKRVAEAVVRLQRVDERGRPVRVSAQRISDWRRAKNVPAQFAALAAVLHVLIPEARRERPAPVSPGLYDMAQWHRLWELAVADPVGERAAGVAGPDGTPDRGEASGSGEGGSPGAGGVPGVCPYRGLASYRSQDAQWFFGRERSTDALVAQLRAASSGGLVMLVGASGAGKSSLLNAGLVPTLQGGASLAQEAGNAWVAGPVLQLVPGADPLTELTRNIPELARVLPAAEDAPGAGVDEPGVAIDDRARACAQSVREAITAWGEREAGAGAGERSVAEEAGRAEKAQGAQGAQGAQEGVDAVRAVHAVHAETEAPGSVDRGRPVRRPVIIVDQFEETFTLCPDEADRRAFIRVLHAACSPGVGEAHAPALVVLGIRADFYEECLSYPELADALQHRHMVLGPLTTSELRKAVTGPAKAVGLELEPGLAELIVREVSTDGPRGAHDAGVLPLLSHALLATWQRRKTGRLTLAGYRAAGGIQGAVAATAERAWSGLDPAARTAARLLLLRLVRLGEDTQATRRRGTRRQLAEESTDPHKTEESLEALVRARLVTLDAETVEITHEALLHAWPRLRDWIDEDRNDHLLRQRLEEDGKSWEDSDRDSSLLYRGSRLEQAREWARTAGDTYLTKGAMEFLAASARLRRRMVWISRGAVATLVVLAMVAVVSAVVARQQRDDAVFEQVVAEADRAQHTDPSLSAQLDLVAHRLRPGDEGTKNRLISIVNAPLATPLLGHKGAVYLTSFSPNGRLLATASYDRTVRLWDLSDPTRPEPLGKPLTGHKSWVSTAVFSPDGNTLASASDDGTIRLWNVRDPRHPRLLGSPVTGQGGAIYLLAFSPDGKTLAAANEDKAVRLWDVDEPREPKRIATLTGHTQAVRSVAFSHDGRTLAAGGDDGTIRLWSTDDPERPEPVGRVLRGHSTTVHSVAFSPDDATLASGGADNTIRLWDVSDPEHGRALGTPLTGHTGPLWSVAFNPAGTMLAAASADSTASLWNVRDPSHPSQVGESLSGSSGEMYALGFSPDGRFLATGSGDNKVRLWSVSTGDMLGRIGAFRPDGKVLATASRDEKVRLWNVERPERPTPLGKPFRPGEGNVRAPVFSPDGRTLAVLTGNRAVQLWNVADPKHPVPYGPPVRLRTRFAAALAFSRDGRTLATPYTDRTIQLWDVTSPTSPHRLGEPLTGHQGYVNSLTFGKDGRTLVSGSADGTVRLWNVTDPRRAAPFQAPLRGHQGPVNTVVYSPDGRTLASGSDDGTVRLWDIADPREPVRLDASLAGHTDAVVSLTFSKDGHTLATGGNDNTVRLWNVADPTDTSPIGQSMSPNTKMGSFLSFSPQSGMLGVASGTDTVRLWNLDTDEAVKRICSTTRGVLTREKWDEYLPRLSYEPPCDE, encoded by the coding sequence GTGGAGGCCTTGAGTTCCGACTCAGGGGCACGCACGAGCTTCGCGGAACGTCTCGCGCTGCTGTACAAGGAAGCCGGCAACCCGCCCCTCAAGCGCGTGGCCGAAGCGGTCGTCCGCCTCCAGCGGGTCGACGAGCGCGGGCGACCCGTACGCGTGTCCGCCCAGCGGATCAGCGACTGGCGGAGGGCCAAGAACGTACCGGCCCAGTTCGCCGCCCTCGCCGCGGTCCTGCACGTCCTGATCCCCGAAGCGCGCCGCGAGCGGCCCGCACCCGTCTCCCCCGGTCTCTACGACATGGCCCAGTGGCACCGCCTCTGGGAGCTCGCCGTCGCCGACCCCGTCGGCGAGCGGGCAGCGGGAGTCGCCGGTCCCGACGGAACCCCGGACAGGGGGGAGGCGTCAGGGAGCGGGGAGGGGGGCAGTCCTGGTGCGGGTGGGGTTCCTGGTGTCTGTCCTTACCGTGGGCTCGCCTCCTATCGGTCTCAGGACGCCCAGTGGTTCTTCGGGCGCGAGCGGAGCACCGACGCTCTCGTCGCCCAGCTCCGCGCCGCCTCGTCGGGCGGGCTCGTCATGCTCGTGGGCGCGTCGGGCGCCGGGAAGTCCTCCCTTCTCAACGCCGGTCTCGTGCCGACCCTTCAGGGGGGTGCCTCGCTGGCCCAGGAAGCGGGCAACGCGTGGGTCGCCGGGCCCGTTCTTCAGCTCGTGCCCGGTGCCGATCCCCTCACCGAGCTCACCCGGAACATCCCCGAGCTCGCCCGCGTCCTGCCCGCCGCGGAGGACGCGCCGGGCGCCGGGGTGGACGAGCCGGGGGTCGCGATCGACGACCGTGCTCGTGCGTGTGCACAGAGCGTGCGGGAAGCCATCACCGCTTGGGGCGAGCGGGAGGCCGGTGCGGGAGCGGGGGAGCGCTCCGTCGCCGAGGAGGCCGGGAGGGCCGAGAAGGCTCAGGGGGCTCAGGGGGCTCAGGGGGCTCAGGAGGGCGTAGACGCCGTCCGTGCCGTACATGCCGTACACGCCGAGACCGAGGCGCCAGGGTCCGTAGACCGTGGCCGGCCGGTCCGTCGGCCCGTCATCATCGTCGATCAGTTCGAGGAGACCTTCACCCTCTGCCCGGACGAAGCCGACCGGCGGGCCTTCATCCGGGTTCTGCATGCCGCCTGTTCGCCCGGTGTGGGCGAGGCTCACGCTCCGGCCCTCGTCGTCCTCGGGATACGGGCCGATTTCTACGAGGAGTGCCTCAGCTATCCCGAGCTGGCCGACGCGCTGCAGCACCGGCACATGGTGCTCGGGCCGCTGACGACGTCGGAGCTGCGCAAGGCGGTCACCGGGCCCGCCAAGGCCGTGGGGCTCGAACTGGAGCCGGGGCTCGCCGAGCTGATCGTGCGGGAGGTGAGCACGGACGGGCCCCGCGGGGCGCACGACGCGGGTGTGCTGCCGTTGTTGTCGCACGCGCTGCTCGCCACCTGGCAGCGGCGGAAGACGGGGCGGCTGACGCTGGCCGGGTACCGGGCGGCGGGCGGTATCCAGGGTGCCGTCGCGGCGACCGCCGAGCGTGCCTGGTCCGGGCTCGACCCGGCGGCGCGGACGGCGGCGCGGCTGCTCCTGCTGCGGCTCGTGCGGCTCGGCGAGGACACCCAGGCCACCCGGCGAAGGGGTACGCGTCGGCAGTTGGCGGAGGAGTCGACCGATCCGCACAAGACGGAGGAGTCCCTCGAGGCGCTGGTCCGCGCCCGGCTCGTGACCCTCGACGCGGAGACCGTGGAGATCACCCACGAGGCGCTGCTGCACGCCTGGCCGCGCCTGCGCGACTGGATCGACGAGGACAGGAACGACCACCTGCTGCGGCAGCGTCTCGAAGAGGACGGCAAGTCCTGGGAGGACTCCGATCGGGACTCGTCGCTCCTCTATCGGGGGTCTCGGCTCGAGCAGGCCCGTGAATGGGCCCGGACTGCCGGGGACACGTATCTGACCAAGGGCGCCATGGAGTTCCTGGCCGCCTCCGCGCGGCTGCGCAGGCGCATGGTGTGGATCAGCCGGGGCGCGGTGGCGACCCTGGTCGTCCTCGCGATGGTCGCCGTCGTGTCCGCGGTCGTCGCCCGGCAGCAGCGGGACGACGCGGTCTTCGAGCAGGTGGTCGCCGAGGCCGACCGCGCCCAGCACACCGACCCGTCCCTGTCCGCCCAGCTCGACCTGGTGGCGCACCGGCTGCGGCCCGGCGACGAGGGCACCAAAAACCGGCTGATCTCGATCGTGAACGCGCCGCTCGCCACCCCGCTCCTCGGCCACAAGGGCGCCGTCTACCTCACCTCGTTCAGCCCGAACGGGCGGCTCCTCGCGACGGCCAGTTACGACCGGACCGTACGCCTGTGGGACCTCTCCGACCCGACGCGCCCCGAACCGCTGGGCAAGCCCCTGACCGGGCACAAGAGCTGGGTGAGCACCGCGGTCTTCAGCCCGGACGGCAACACCCTGGCCAGCGCGTCGGACGACGGCACGATCCGGCTGTGGAACGTACGGGACCCGCGGCATCCGCGGCTCCTCGGCAGTCCCGTGACCGGGCAGGGCGGGGCCATCTACCTGCTCGCCTTCAGTCCGGACGGGAAGACGCTCGCCGCCGCCAACGAGGACAAGGCCGTCCGCCTGTGGGACGTGGACGAGCCGCGCGAGCCGAAGCGGATCGCCACGCTGACCGGGCACACCCAGGCCGTGCGTTCGGTGGCGTTCAGCCATGACGGGAGGACCCTCGCGGCCGGCGGGGACGACGGCACGATCCGGCTGTGGAGCACGGACGATCCGGAGCGGCCCGAGCCCGTCGGCAGGGTGCTGCGCGGGCATTCGACCACCGTGCACTCCGTGGCCTTCAGCCCCGACGACGCCACCCTCGCGAGCGGGGGCGCCGACAACACGATCCGGCTCTGGGACGTCTCCGACCCGGAGCACGGCAGAGCGCTCGGGACGCCGCTCACCGGGCACACCGGCCCGCTCTGGTCGGTCGCGTTCAACCCGGCGGGCACCATGCTCGCCGCCGCGAGCGCGGACAGCACGGCGAGCCTGTGGAACGTCCGCGACCCGTCGCATCCTTCGCAGGTCGGTGAGTCGCTGTCGGGCAGCAGCGGGGAGATGTACGCCCTGGGGTTCAGCCCCGACGGACGGTTCCTCGCCACCGGGAGCGGCGACAACAAGGTCCGTCTCTGGTCGGTCTCCACGGGGGACATGCTCGGCCGGATAGGGGCGTTCCGGCCCGACGGGAAGGTGCTGGCGACAGCCTCTCGGGACGAGAAGGTGCGGCTGTGGAACGTGGAGCGGCCCGAACGGCCCACTCCGCTCGGCAAGCCGTTCCGGCCCGGGGAGGGCAACGTCCGGGCGCCGGTGTTCTCGCCGGACGGCCGTACGCTCGCCGTGCTCACGGGCAACCGCGCGGTGCAGCTGTGGAACGTCGCCGACCCGAAGCACCCCGTCCCCTACGGGCCGCCCGTCCGGCTGCGCACCCGGTTCGCGGCCGCGCTCGCCTTCAGCAGGGACGGCCGCACCCTCGCGACCCCCTACACCGACCGCACCATCCAGCTCTGGGACGTCACCTCGCCCACCAGCCCGCACAGGCTCGGCGAGCCGCTCACCGGACATCAGGGGTACGTCAACTCCCTCACGTTCGGGAAGGACGGGCGCACGCTGGTCAGCGGCAGCGCGGACGGCACCGTACGGCTGTGGAACGTGACCGATCCGCGGCGGGCCGCACCCTTCCAGGCGCCCCTACGGGGTCATCAGGGTCCCGTCAACACCGTCGTCTACAGCCCGGACGGGCGCACGCTCGCGAGCGGCAGCGACGACGGCACGGTGCGGCTTTGGGACATCGCCGACCCGCGCGAACCGGTCCGGCTCGACGCCTCACTCGCGGGCCACACCGACGCGGTCGTGTCGCTGACGTTCAGCAAGGACGGCCACACCCTGGCGACGGGCGGCAACGACAACACGGTGCGGCTCTGGAACGTCGCCGACCCCACGGACACGTCCCCCATCGGCCAGTCGATGAGCCCCAACACCAAGATGGGCAGCTTCCTGTCGTTCAGCCCGCAGAGCGGCATGCTGGGGGTCGCGAGCGGCACGGATACCGTCCGGTTGTGGAACTTGGACACCGACGAAGCGGTTAAGCGTATTTGCTCGACCACCCGGGGTGTTCTCACGCGGGAGAAATGGGATGAGTATCTGCCCCGGCTCTCGTACGAACCGCCGTGCGACGAGTAA
- a CDS encoding restriction endonuclease, with product MDSFELGRLTDHDFEAVCRDLFSDVLGVPLEIFPRGRDRGIDLRHTGPAGTTVVQCKHWPRARQRTLIGRLIKDEWPKVHALAPDRYIIATTVGLTVDGKEELRAAFAPYVRGTGDLYGMDEIVAELLRRPDLVRRHFRLWLSSTTVLQTVLNQDQYLRSSWLQKRLRRVASTFVPHEAFERARKLLDSQRVCVIAGIPGVGKTTAALMLAAWLMGNGYEVHEISQDIDEIGTLWRDDARQAFLYDDFLGRTALDAPLTKNEDNRLLSVIREIQETPGKALVMTTRDYLLEHARLRHDRLAAPEVSDAVSVIQLTDLDLVVRGQILYNHVHGSPLPTYDKRRFADPELWWPVVRHKNFNPRLVEETLRLSSRQGDDIAAAMLENLDDPRRVWERIVESELTDEAIHLLELLFTWQSADLADLERSWRRYRREMGQAADGRTFRRAIQVLDGTMVSVERGQVTFHNPSIEDYVRFHLDAGRAHFAELLKALSPNPAVQVHRLVEAARMADGAGILARLQEHESVVVPLVQAMGAYVWTGPSDEDDSTSTHLQWVLETANLLNSAMLAAYVMEEAPSPFTSYEHFAHLESLADSLSASPLVPEKFAEGFWEELVETMHWELLESVEAGDWDRAMAMYDWLRRKPGASREPVTEKLVQCALQQLCQVAAEPEREPHNTELEPLEELVGFLLAQGAEDRLPEEFAIVYGRVERVAAAQQADRRVRLQKHQAQQSERTDTAHKHSLVTELMRRLNERC from the coding sequence ATGGATTCTTTCGAGTTGGGGCGGTTGACTGACCACGACTTCGAGGCGGTCTGCCGTGACCTGTTCAGCGATGTCCTCGGTGTGCCGCTGGAGATCTTCCCCCGCGGCCGAGACCGTGGCATCGACCTGCGGCACACTGGACCCGCCGGGACGACCGTCGTTCAGTGCAAGCACTGGCCGCGCGCCCGCCAGAGGACGCTGATCGGACGCCTGATCAAGGATGAATGGCCCAAGGTCCATGCGCTGGCACCCGACCGCTACATCATCGCCACGACGGTCGGCCTGACCGTCGACGGCAAGGAAGAGCTCCGGGCCGCCTTTGCCCCCTACGTGCGCGGCACTGGCGACCTGTACGGCATGGACGAAATCGTCGCCGAGCTGCTGCGCCGCCCGGACCTGGTCCGACGACACTTTCGGCTCTGGCTGAGCAGCACGACCGTCCTTCAGACCGTGCTCAATCAGGACCAGTACCTGCGCTCGTCCTGGCTGCAGAAGCGACTACGACGAGTCGCCAGCACCTTCGTCCCGCATGAGGCCTTTGAACGAGCTAGGAAGCTCTTGGACTCCCAGCGGGTCTGTGTCATCGCCGGCATTCCCGGGGTAGGCAAGACAACAGCGGCGCTGATGCTCGCGGCCTGGCTGATGGGCAACGGCTATGAGGTGCACGAGATTTCCCAGGACATCGACGAGATCGGGACCCTGTGGCGTGACGACGCTCGGCAGGCATTCCTCTACGACGACTTCCTAGGGCGAACGGCCCTGGACGCCCCGTTGACCAAGAACGAGGACAACCGGCTGCTTTCAGTGATCCGCGAGATCCAGGAGACGCCCGGGAAGGCGCTTGTGATGACGACCCGCGACTACCTACTGGAGCACGCACGTCTTCGTCACGACCGACTGGCGGCACCAGAGGTGTCGGACGCGGTTAGCGTGATCCAGCTGACGGACCTGGATCTCGTTGTTCGGGGCCAGATCCTCTACAACCACGTCCATGGATCTCCTCTCCCGACGTACGACAAGCGGCGGTTCGCCGATCCGGAACTTTGGTGGCCGGTGGTCCGGCACAAGAACTTCAATCCGCGTCTGGTCGAGGAAACACTGAGGCTGTCCAGTCGCCAGGGGGATGACATCGCCGCAGCAATGCTGGAGAACTTGGACGACCCGCGGCGTGTCTGGGAACGCATCGTGGAGAGCGAGCTGACGGACGAGGCTATCCACCTGCTCGAGCTGCTGTTCACCTGGCAATCCGCCGACCTCGCAGATCTGGAGAGGTCCTGGCGCCGGTATCGCAGGGAGATGGGCCAGGCGGCAGACGGCCGGACCTTCCGCAGGGCTATCCAGGTGTTGGACGGCACGATGGTCTCGGTAGAGCGTGGGCAGGTGACGTTCCACAATCCGTCGATTGAAGACTACGTACGGTTCCACCTCGACGCCGGTCGCGCCCACTTCGCAGAACTACTCAAGGCGCTTAGCCCCAATCCAGCGGTCCAGGTACACCGGCTCGTCGAGGCGGCGCGGATGGCCGATGGAGCAGGCATTTTGGCACGGCTGCAGGAGCACGAGTCGGTTGTGGTCCCCCTCGTCCAGGCGATGGGGGCCTACGTCTGGACCGGGCCGTCGGACGAGGACGACAGCACGTCGACCCATCTGCAGTGGGTACTGGAAACGGCCAACTTGTTGAACTCCGCGATGCTGGCCGCGTACGTGATGGAGGAGGCACCCTCCCCGTTCACCTCATATGAGCACTTCGCCCACCTGGAGAGCCTGGCTGACTCTCTCAGCGCCAGCCCGTTGGTCCCGGAGAAGTTCGCCGAGGGGTTCTGGGAGGAGCTGGTCGAGACCATGCACTGGGAGCTACTGGAAAGCGTCGAGGCTGGTGACTGGGATCGAGCCATGGCGATGTACGACTGGCTACGCCGGAAGCCCGGCGCGTCCCGTGAACCGGTGACCGAGAAGCTGGTCCAGTGCGCTCTTCAGCAACTGTGCCAAGTCGCCGCGGAACCGGAGCGCGAACCGCATAACACAGAACTGGAACCATTGGAGGAGTTGGTGGGCTTCCTCTTGGCGCAAGGAGCCGAGGACAGGCTGCCTGAGGAGTTCGCCATCGTCTACGGCAGAGTTGAGCGCGTAGCCGCCGCCCAACAGGCGGATCGGAGAGTGCGGCTCCAGAAGCACCAGGCCCAGCAAAGCGAGCGTACCGACACCGCGCACAAGCACTCTCTGGTCACCGAGCTGATGCGGAGGCTTAACGAAAGGTGCTGA